Proteins encoded in a region of the Paramagnetospirillum magneticum AMB-1 genome:
- the epmA gene encoding EF-P lysine aminoacylase EpmA: MAGKEWWRPEVFARRKAALDLRGRVVNATRAFFAARDFAEVETPCLQVSPGLEPHLKAFATAFADPFGGPDRPLYLHTSPEFAMKKLLVAGVPRLYQLAKVFRNAERSATHHPEFTMLEWYRAGASIEDLMADTEALVRDCAKAAGVGLLRRRGTTCDPFAPWRRLSVAEAFAEYAGIDVLASAPDPWSPDRSVLATEAARIGLSVSPSDSWEDIFFKVMLDRVEPHLGFDRPVILHSYPVSMAALSRPSPADPRVAERFEAYALGVELCNAFGELTDPAEQRRRFTADMDLKQALYGERYPLDEDFLTALDAGMPDSAGIALGFDRLVMLLAGTETIDDVLWAPVAG; encoded by the coding sequence ATGGCAGGTAAAGAATGGTGGCGACCCGAGGTGTTCGCCCGGCGCAAGGCGGCCCTGGACCTGCGCGGCCGCGTGGTCAACGCCACCCGCGCCTTCTTCGCCGCCCGCGACTTCGCCGAGGTCGAGACTCCCTGTCTGCAGGTCTCGCCGGGCCTGGAGCCCCATCTCAAGGCCTTCGCCACCGCCTTTGCCGATCCCTTCGGCGGGCCGGACCGGCCGCTTTACCTTCACACCAGCCCCGAATTCGCCATGAAGAAGCTGCTGGTGGCGGGCGTGCCGCGCCTGTACCAGCTGGCCAAGGTTTTCCGCAATGCCGAGCGCTCGGCCACCCATCACCCGGAATTCACCATGCTGGAATGGTACCGGGCCGGAGCCTCCATCGAGGATCTGATGGCCGACACCGAGGCCCTGGTCCGAGATTGCGCCAAGGCCGCCGGCGTCGGCCTGTTGCGGCGCCGGGGGACCACCTGCGACCCCTTCGCCCCCTGGCGGCGGCTGTCGGTGGCCGAGGCCTTTGCCGAATACGCCGGCATCGACGTGCTGGCCAGTGCCCCCGACCCTTGGTCGCCCGACCGGTCGGTCCTGGCCACCGAGGCGGCGCGCATCGGCCTCTCGGTCAGCCCGTCGGACAGTTGGGAGGATATCTTCTTCAAGGTGATGCTGGACCGGGTCGAGCCCCATCTCGGCTTCGACCGACCGGTCATCCTCCATTCCTACCCGGTCTCCATGGCGGCGCTGTCGCGCCCCTCGCCCGCCGACCCCCGGGTGGCCGAGCGCTTCGAGGCCTATGCCCTGGGCGTGGAGCTGTGCAACGCCTTCGGTGAGCTGACCGACCCCGCCGAACAGCGCCGCCGCTTCACCGCCGACATGGACCTGAAGCAGGCCCTGTACGGCGAGCGCTATCCCCTGGACGAGGATTTCCTGACGGCCCTGGACGCGGGCATGCCGGACTCCGCCGGCATCGCCCTAGGCTTCGACCGGCTGGTGATGCTGCTGGCGGGGACGGAGACCATCGACGACGTGCTGTGGGCGCCGGTGGCCGGCTAG
- a CDS encoding EAL domain-containing protein, protein MVEAKGKSPQRRVEELSQQVERLSLYQAVFDNAFEGMFATDAANRIIAVNPAFTAITGYAAEEAIGNDPRMLSSGFHDPAFYQEMWDQLSTTGQWQGEVVDRHKDGRPVRLWLSITSQRGADGKVARRIAVFRDVTEARETAEQLWQRSNFDPLTELPNRNLFLDRLLQALVLAGREGSKVAMLFIGLDGFKNINDSLGHWIGDKVLQEAARRFQNCLRQGDTAARFGGDEFTVVLSGVRATAEVEAVIRSVLEVLQEPFVVEHHHILISCSIGVCMWPGDGEDVDSLMRNATAALQQAKQAGRNTFRFFTPAMDARAQARSRLADELSGALSQGEFHLVFQPLVDVKSGKVNAAEALLRWHNRYLGVVSPDQFVPLAEEIGLIRPIGEWLLTAACREALVWQGMGLGEINIAVNISPRQFQQGDIVGIIRRALEDTRLPPWLLTIEITEGLLLSNGEEILAKMEAIRTLGVSLSVDDFGTGYSSLSYLKSFPVDVLKIDRSFIADMGDHSDDATMVEAIIALGHSLHLEVVAEGVETKQQLDFITAQGCDVAQGYYFSPPLSGPRFREFVLERLGLPEPEGMAGVAPHGVRVLFADDVELVRLVFRDFLEGTGCVIDEAADGTQAIAKATAVRKDGGNRHQLMVFDLCMPGVDGFEVARAVRLFEAANHLDPVPLIALTVDDSEESRERARQAGFDRFLTKPIARSELLAAMAEMLPAANTDMAPADGSLTAGLNIPTGLEHLLPTFMAEMLKDQQTLRSLAEGRDRAALADHAHAMRGKCGMFGEEVLYSLLGDLESLAPLGDRGEITRLVAKVVERVGRL, encoded by the coding sequence GTGGTCGAGGCTAAAGGGAAATCGCCGCAGCGGCGGGTGGAGGAGCTGTCGCAGCAGGTGGAGCGTCTCTCGCTCTATCAGGCCGTGTTCGATAATGCCTTCGAAGGCATGTTCGCCACCGATGCCGCCAATCGCATCATCGCGGTCAATCCCGCCTTTACCGCCATCACCGGCTATGCGGCCGAGGAAGCCATCGGCAACGATCCGCGCATGCTCAGCTCGGGCTTCCATGACCCCGCCTTCTACCAGGAGATGTGGGATCAGCTTTCCACGACCGGCCAATGGCAGGGTGAAGTCGTCGACCGCCACAAGGACGGCCGTCCGGTGCGGCTGTGGCTGTCCATCACCTCCCAGCGCGGCGCCGACGGCAAAGTGGCGCGCCGTATCGCCGTATTCCGCGACGTCACCGAGGCGCGCGAGACCGCAGAACAGCTTTGGCAGCGCAGCAATTTCGACCCGCTGACCGAATTGCCCAACCGCAACCTGTTCCTCGACCGCCTGCTGCAGGCCCTGGTCCTGGCGGGTCGCGAGGGCTCCAAGGTGGCCATGCTGTTCATCGGCCTGGACGGCTTCAAGAACATCAACGATTCCCTGGGCCACTGGATCGGCGACAAGGTGTTGCAGGAGGCGGCGCGCCGCTTCCAGAACTGCCTGCGCCAGGGCGATACGGCGGCGCGCTTCGGCGGCGACGAGTTCACCGTGGTGCTGTCGGGCGTGCGGGCCACCGCCGAGGTGGAGGCGGTGATCCGCTCTGTTCTGGAGGTGCTGCAGGAGCCTTTCGTGGTCGAGCATCACCACATCCTGATCTCGTGTTCCATCGGTGTCTGCATGTGGCCCGGCGACGGCGAGGACGTGGATTCGCTGATGCGCAACGCCACGGCGGCGCTGCAGCAGGCCAAGCAGGCCGGCCGCAACACCTTCCGCTTCTTCACTCCAGCCATGGACGCTCGCGCCCAGGCCCGCTCGCGCCTGGCGGACGAGCTGTCCGGGGCATTGTCCCAGGGCGAGTTCCATCTGGTGTTCCAGCCACTGGTGGACGTGAAGTCGGGCAAGGTCAACGCGGCCGAGGCGTTGCTGCGCTGGCACAACCGCTATCTCGGTGTGGTCAGCCCCGACCAGTTCGTGCCGTTGGCCGAGGAAATCGGCCTGATCCGCCCCATCGGCGAATGGCTGCTGACCGCCGCTTGCCGCGAGGCGCTGGTCTGGCAGGGCATGGGGCTGGGCGAGATCAATATCGCCGTCAACATTTCGCCGCGCCAGTTCCAGCAGGGCGACATCGTCGGCATCATCCGCCGCGCCCTGGAAGACACTCGTCTGCCGCCCTGGCTGTTGACCATCGAGATCACCGAGGGGCTGCTGCTGTCCAACGGCGAGGAGATCCTGGCCAAGATGGAGGCCATCCGCACGCTGGGCGTCAGCCTGTCGGTGGATGATTTCGGCACCGGCTATTCCTCGCTGTCCTACCTAAAGAGCTTCCCGGTGGATGTGCTGAAGATCGATCGCTCGTTCATCGCCGACATGGGCGATCACAGCGACGACGCCACCATGGTCGAAGCCATCATCGCGCTGGGCCACTCCCTTCATCTCGAAGTGGTGGCCGAGGGGGTGGAGACCAAGCAGCAGCTGGACTTCATCACCGCCCAGGGCTGCGACGTGGCCCAGGGCTATTACTTCTCGCCGCCGCTCAGCGGGCCGCGGTTCCGCGAGTTCGTGCTCGAACGCCTGGGCCTGCCCGAGCCCGAAGGGATGGCCGGCGTGGCGCCCCACGGTGTCCGGGTGCTGTTCGCCGATGATGTGGAACTGGTACGGCTGGTGTTTCGCGACTTCCTCGAAGGCACCGGCTGCGTTATCGACGAGGCCGCCGACGGAACCCAGGCCATCGCCAAGGCCACCGCCGTGCGCAAGGACGGAGGCAACCGGCACCAGTTGATGGTGTTCGATCTGTGCATGCCCGGCGTGGATGGCTTCGAGGTGGCCAGGGCCGTCCGGCTGTTCGAGGCCGCCAACCACCTGGACCCGGTGCCGCTGATCGCGCTGACCGTCGACGATTCCGAGGAGAGCCGGGAGAGGGCGCGGCAGGCCGGATTCGACCGCTTTCTCACCAAGCCCATCGCCCGGTCGGAATTGCTGGCCGCCATGGCCGAGATGCTGCCGGCCGCCAATACCGACATGGCTCCGGCCGATGGCAGCCTGACCGCCGGACTGAACATTCCCACCGGTCTCGAGCATCTGCTGCCCACCTTCATGGCCGAGATGCTCAAGGACCAGCAGACCCTGCGCAGCCTGGCCGAGGGGCGGGACCGCGCTGCCCTGGCCGATCATGCCCATGCCATGCGCGGCAAGTGCGGCATGTTCGGCGAGGAGGTGCTCTACTCGCTGCTGGGGGATCTGGAAAGCCTGGCGCCGCTGGGCGACCGGGGGGAAATCACCCGTCTGGTCGCCAAGGTCGTTGAACGGGTCGGCCGCCTGTAG
- a CDS encoding RrF2 family transcriptional regulator: MKITQFTDFSIRLLIYLSRHPDRVVTVREVAEYYDISAEHLKKIVRSLAELGHIQTVRGKHGGLRLGREPQAIDLGHLFRQQENLALLPCHEPCDSCPIADCRLRGLVDSALAAFLAVFDGKTLADVI, from the coding sequence ATGAAGATCACTCAGTTCACCGACTTCTCCATCCGTTTGTTGATTTATCTGTCGCGGCATCCCGACCGGGTGGTGACGGTGCGCGAAGTGGCCGAGTATTACGATATCTCGGCCGAGCACCTGAAAAAGATCGTCCGCTCCCTGGCCGAGCTGGGGCACATCCAGACCGTGCGGGGCAAGCATGGCGGCCTGCGCCTGGGCCGCGAGCCCCAGGCCATCGATCTCGGCCATCTGTTCCGCCAGCAGGAGAATCTGGCCCTGCTGCCCTGTCACGAGCCCTGCGATTCCTGTCCCATCGCCGATTGCCGCCTGCGCGGCCTGGTCGACAGCGCCCTGGCGGCGTTTCTGGCCGTGTTCGACGGCAAGACCCTGGCGGATGTGATCTAG